A single genomic interval of Nocardioides palaemonis harbors:
- a CDS encoding sucrase ferredoxin, translating to MTFRCSDEAADRGDPMLGTAPPQRDWLLVEHPAPWPVSAPFGADLPDALLRRLGHPELRTVFVRRHGRAGAHERLDGPRRWFCLRDGHLRAGRWTEPDDLLVSLDPAGGTAYEGPLALVCTHGVHDVCCAVKGRPVAEALSARWPEATWECSHLGGDRFAPNVLLLPDLACYAGMPSDEAVRVVETHLAGTPDTTWLRGVAGKHPAEQVAIATALDRLGSVDVAQLVARVVEQGGDLDAGTWTVDVAGRARVVVRSSRRPEAARLTCRATRETRALQWDVVSVEPLG from the coding sequence ATGACCTTCCGCTGCTCGGACGAGGCCGCCGACCGCGGGGACCCGATGCTCGGCACCGCTCCCCCGCAGCGCGACTGGCTCCTCGTCGAGCACCCCGCGCCGTGGCCGGTGAGCGCGCCCTTCGGCGCCGACCTCCCCGACGCCCTGCTGCGGCGGCTGGGTCACCCGGAACTGCGCACCGTGTTCGTGCGCCGCCACGGCCGGGCAGGCGCGCACGAAAGGCTCGACGGCCCGCGACGGTGGTTCTGCCTCCGTGACGGACACCTGCGGGCGGGCCGCTGGACCGAGCCCGACGACCTGCTGGTGAGCCTCGACCCAGCCGGCGGGACGGCGTACGAAGGCCCGCTCGCGCTCGTCTGCACGCACGGCGTCCACGACGTGTGCTGCGCGGTCAAGGGGCGCCCGGTCGCGGAGGCGCTGTCCGCGCGGTGGCCGGAGGCGACGTGGGAGTGCAGCCACCTCGGCGGCGACCGGTTCGCCCCCAACGTCCTGCTGCTCCCCGACCTCGCCTGCTACGCCGGGATGCCGTCCGACGAGGCGGTCCGCGTGGTCGAGACCCACCTGGCCGGCACGCCGGACACGACCTGGCTGCGCGGCGTGGCCGGGAAGCACCCGGCCGAGCAGGTCGCGATCGCGACCGCCCTGGACCGGCTCGGGTCCGTCGACGTGGCGCAGCTGGTGGCCCGCGTGGTCGAGCAGGGCGGGGACCTCGACGCGGGGACGTGGACGGTCGACGTGGCCGGCCGCGCCCGGGTCGTCGTCCGGAGCAGCCGTCGACCCGAGGCGGCACGTCTCACCTGCCGCGCCACCCGCGAGACCCGCGCCCTCCAGTGGGACGTCGTCTCGGTCGAGCCGCTCGGCTGA